TGGCCGGCAGAGAGCACCAGTGCTCACTGGTTCTCAGCGTCTGTCAGCAGGCAGAAGCCGTTTCCCTATCTGGAAGGCACGTCTGGGTGTCCACACAGCACGGCCAATAGTGCGCAGCATGCAGAGCCGGGCCGGGAGAAGGCCCAGCCATGCCCagctgcccccccccccccccctggcCTCGGGCCTGAGTGGGTACCTGTCCTGACTTAGTCACCCGGAATCCAAAATCCTTCGCAGCTTCCAGAATTCTCCAGTACAGGAGGAGAAGTTGTCCACGTTCAGAGCCGCCTTAGATGGTTTGCCCGTCACCGGCATTCCTGGACCTGGAAACGGGCGCCCCAGCCAGGCCGGGGACCACTGTGCGCCCAGAATTCTCCTCCCGTCCTTTTTCCCCTTGCCCGGCTCACAGCTGCCCCGGGAAGAAGGGAGCCGGCCACAAGGCGCAGCCCAAGCCAGGCCGGGGGCCGTGACCATCAGCAGTGCCCCCCAGAGCAGGCTCCTCGTGCGGGAATATGGGTCACTGCCTTCCAGGgagtcctttttttcttctggtttctAAGTGGCCACCTCTTGCTTTACCTCAGATAGAAGCATCCAGAAGGCTGTAGTATCAGCATAAGCAGAAGCCGGTGTGGTGCTTGCTCAGGGTCGGTGCACACAGTTCTGCCCATGGCCCCGCTGGCGGCAGCGTGAGGCTGGGTGTGTCTGGGAGCTTGTTTTTCCAGAGTGCCCTGTGCCAGACGGCTCCTGGCCTCGTCTGAGTCAGTCACGGCCCTGCAGGACTGGAACTAGGATGGCTGGTCACAGAGTCGGTGGTCCTGTCGAGGCCCCTGCTGTGGCGTTGGGGTGGATCTCCCTCCAGAACCTTCACTGTGCAGGGAGCGCAGCAAAACCCAAGGCCTGCCAATGGCCTGCAGGCTGACGGAAGGCGGGGGCACTTTCTCTCTTGGGTGCAGGCTTTTCCCTCCTGGTGCCCTGCCTCTGTGCAGCCCGATGGCGTCTCCTGTGGGGGGAGGGCCTGTGTGCCAGGCTAATGAGATGCCCGGATGTGGTGGGGCTGGCTGTGTTTGGGGTCCCTGGCTGTGGTGCCTTCTGAAGAGGAACCCTTTTCTGTGGTTAACTGAGTGGCCAGCCCTTTGCGTTCTTGGCTGGCCTTCCCGTCCTGGCAACACCAAGGTCATTCCGGTCCTCAGTGGCGTTGCTGTGTTTCTTTATCACCTGCACtgcaattgttttttgtttgttttgaggggGATGGCgcctcgctctgtcatccatCTAGGcaggagtgcggtggtgcaatcatggcttactgcagccttgaccacccgggctcaagcagtcctcccacacctcagcctcctgagtagctgggaccacaggtgcacgccaccacgcccagctaatttttgtgttttttgtagagacgaggtctcactatgttgcccaggccagtctcaaactcatgagctcaagcgatcctcccacctcagccttccaaagggctgagattacaggtgtgagcccctgagCCTGGTCTGCACTGCTGTTTacttactgtttttctttaactagatttatttttaaacaaggcTTTGTCCAAGGACATTTGGCTCGCAGGCACAGAGCTGATTAACTGGTTGTGTATCTTTTGATAATAAGGCGGtgataattaagaaaaatgtgtaGCCGATGAAATAACATGTTCTGGGCCCCACCACTGGACCTGGGAGGTGCAGCGCGTCCCAGCAGAGGCCGCCTCCTGCCCTCCACGCCTGCTGTTCTCACAGGCAGGGGCTCTGCTGCTTACAGCAGTGCAGCCGTCTCGGCTTCTTTCCACATCGTCTGTCGCGCGCTGGTCCCCACCATGCCTCTCGTCACCCCATGCCTCTGTCCCTGTGCAGCCTGAGGAGCTCCAGCTTTCCCTGCCAACGGTGCTCTGGGAGTGGGGACGTGATGCCGGGCGAGCATGATGCAATGGAGCACCCCAGACCCTTCCCTCCTGTAGGGGGAGGGGTGCGGCACGCAgaggggcagagggcagggacaCTGGCCCCGTGGGGGAAGAAGCTGCTGTCACAGCCATTTCTGTCCCCTGTGGGACCCCACCCTAGAGCCCCCATCCTTCGGCTCCTGCCTGTGGCCGCTCAGCTCTCAGGTGGCCACTTGCACATCCCCTGCTCCTTCCGTCACACCTGCCCTGCCCAGCGGCCTTTCTGGTCCCAGCTGCTGAAACCGGTGAGCTGCTCCAGGGTAAGGCTGCTTTCTGGCTCCTGGTGTATTTGGACACAGATAGGCCCTTCGTGTCCAGAGGCGCCCCACGCAGCCCTCATGGTCAGCAGGACACCCAGGATAGACCCCTCCATGCAGCACCTGGGCCTTGGGAGCGACTGCCCAGTTCTTGGTGAAAAGTGTCTGTGCGTATGGGGAGCACCCACTTTTAGGATGCCACCTGTTCCTGGGCACCTTGTTTTTAGCTTCCGCCCTGAAGTTGAGAGGGGTAGCGCGGTGGTGAGGGCGTGTGGGCACGGCTCACGGTCTCCTCTCTCTGGCAGGTACATGTCCCAGAGCAAGCATGCGGAGGCCCGGGAGCTCATGTACTCAGGAGCCCTGCTCTTCTTCAGCCATGGCCAGGTGAGCCGTCTTGCTTCCTCCTGCAACCCTTCCTGCTCCGGGCAGGCAAGTTGAGGTTGGGAATGACATGGGAGAGGCCTGATGGGGAACCTTGTGCTGCCCTGGGCCTTGGCCACTGGGGCTGTGGGTGGCAGAGGGGCCCAGAGTCCCCGGCTTGGCTGCTCCACTCTGAAGGCGGGGGCTCTGCGCTGCGTTTGTGCACGATGGGGCTGAGTGGGCATTGTTTTGGTATAAACGACCCTgtccattttcatttgattctctgCCAGGAGATCTCTGTTTTTTGGCGGCATTGCCAAGGGACGTGGTGCTCAGAATAGACTCCTCAGCACTGGCCGCGCTCTGGCTTCTGCTGGAAACTCAGCCTTGTCGTTTCTGTCCTGAACAGGTCAGGGCTTTGttcttgatttttgtgtgttgcttTTTTTTGTAGCAAAACAGCGCAGCAGACTTGTCCATGCTGGTCCTGGAGTCCCTGGAGAAGGCGGAAGTGGAGGTGGCTGACGAGCTGCTGGGTGAGCATCTGGTCCCTCACCCCGAGACCCTGTGACAGCGGCCCCAGTATgcccctccccaggcctctgCGCTGTGTTTCGTGTCTGCGTTTGGGGGTCTTGTGTGCTTTGGGGTTGGCTGCTGCAGAGGCAATTTCCACCCGGTCCCGGTGAGCCAGGCCCCCGGCTGACCCTGGCCCGAGCACACTGCAGGCTGAACAGGACCTGCTGTGACTCGTAGGCAGGGCACAACGGGGCCCTGTGCTCTCCACTGCTCCGATGGACAGTGGCCTCCCCACCAGCTGGCAAGGTGGGGCACTGCTTTGGCTTGTTGGCCTGTCCTTTCGGGTGACGTGCGGTTGGCAGAGCCCTTCTGTGAGCTTCCCCGCTACGAGTCCCACTCCTAGTCCCTGCTGCTCTGGGAGATGCCCCCGGGCCAGAGCCAGGTACCCAGAGTGGCCACAGCTGTTCCTGGACTCCAGCTCCCCGCGgcaccttccccagcccccacctcggCCAGGGTGTCCGTCCTTCCTCACTGTGCTCCGGGGCACATGGCGCTGGCACTGCAGTGGGCAGCTCATTGGGGTGGTCCACAGCTCACTCAGGGATGCCCAGCAGCTTCCTCTCCCTGTTAAGTAGTTGCGGATGGAAATCCACTTCTGTGAGGCGTGTGGGACAGAGAGCCGGAGTTGCTGTGCGTTCCTCTGATGAGGGTCTGTGCTGTTTGCAGAAAATCTGGCTAAAGTGTTCAGCCTGATGGACCCCAACTCTCCTGAGCGCGTGGCCTTTGTGTCCAGAGCCCTGAAGTGGTCCAGCGGGGGCTCCGGGAAGCTGGGCCACCCTCGGTTGCACCAGCTGCTGGCCCTCACCCTGTGGAAAGGTAGGCCTGGGGCCAGGACAGGCGTGGGCACCTCTCTGCTCTCATGGCGTTGATTTGCACCGTGCGTTCCACTACATCAGGGTCGCCCATCAGggcagggatggggtttcaccctgtggTCATGCAGGCCGGTCCATGGTGGCCCATGCGCCATGCTAAGCCCGGGAtcagagccactgcacctgagaAGCTGCAAGAAGCGGGGCAGGCGGCCACCTCTCCAGGCCTTTCTGTGGGACGTTCTGACCCTCAGGGAGGCAGCCGTGCCCTCACGGGGCTTATGCGTGCTGCTGCTCCTTTCTGGAACGTTCTTTCCAGTGCTGGGATGGTGCCGTGCCCTGTTTGTCTCCTTTATGCTGACCTCATCTTCTGATGAAGCCTTTGCGGGGATTAATCACCCTGTGGTGGGGTCTGGCTGTCCACGTGGTGTGGCTGGTGTTTTTAGTTCCACGTCTCAGCTCTGAGGCGGGAGTGGTGCTGGGTAAATATTCACTGAGTGACTTGAACGCGGTGCTAATGGGGGTTTAGAAGCGTCCTCCCCAGGGCATTTCCTGGGATGGCAAGTGGCGCCAGCACCGTGAGatggtttccttccttcctgccgtCAGGAGGGCTGCATGTGCCTGTGCTTGGCAGGTGGGGAGGCGGCACCCAGGGCAGCCCCCGCATTGGAAGCTCTAGGAACTTGGATCTAGGCTGGAGGCCTTTGCTCTAGAGTTCAGGGCTGCTGAGTTTGGAACAGCTCCTCCTAGAGACAGCACGGCGCGGTAGCAGCTGCATGAGGCCCACGTACTCTGCACACGTCAGCAGCCCATCCCACCTTGTCCCTGGTCATGCGAAATGCACGCCCATCCGACCTCTGACCTTGTTCCTGGTCATGCAGGTTCCGCCTGGGCTGTGACGGGAGGCTCAGCACCCTCAGGCACCTGGCAGGCCTTCCCGACCCTTCTCCCTGAGCAATAGGAATGGGAAGTGAGCAAATCCAAGTAGAATTAGGAGGCTGTCTTCAGACGAGCCTGGCGGAACCCGGCCCTGGCTGTGTGCCGAGTGGCGGGGCACCCACAGGGAGATGAGCCAGTGCCTatctctcacctcagtctcctcgtGGTCGTCTTCTTCCTCAGAAGGAAGGCCCAGGCTGGTGCCTCCTTGGCCCCTGGAGCATACCTGCTGCTGCCTTCCCTGGCCTCTGGCAACAGCAGGCCTCCTGTGCTCCACCTGTCCCCAAGCCAGCATGGCTCCACACAGAACACGGCCGCAGACAACCCTCCTCTGTCCTGCATAGTGAACCGCCGCTATGTGTGGGCCCCACTGCCAGGTTAGGGAGGCAggagctgcccccaccccctgcccggGAGCTGTCGCCTATCTTTCGGATGAGTCAGGAACAAATGCGTCAACACTGGGTGGCCGCCCTCGCCACTTCTGCGCACGGGCCCTGTGGGGAGAGCCAGGCAGTGGGTGGCATGGGACAGGTGATGCCCAGTGCCCAGGAGACCTGCATGGCAGCTCCTAAGATAGGTACAAGCGATCATAAGGAGGGATGTACGTGTCTATCTCCCCACCCACCACTGGATCAGGTTGAGGCCGTCCAGGGAGCGCGTGGGAGGGCTGTGCTCGGCGCGTCTGCAGAGATCCCTTGAAGAGGGGCCCTGGCTGCCTCCCACTGGGGCAGGTGCGGGCCCAGGTCCCCGACACCATGACGGTGCTGTGGGACTTTGATGGACCTCGCCCGGGGAGCCCAGGCCTGCTCCACGCCAAGGTGGCCAGGCACAGCCTCTGCAGTCTCGCGCACCGGCTCCATACAGGACCTGAGGCCTGGGCTCCATGACTCTTGGGCTGTGTGCTTCCCTGGTGCTTCCCTCCTGGGGATGAAATCACACCCATAGGTAAAGGTTTGGGAGTGGAGGGAGACAACAGGAGACAAAGCAAGGTAACAGGGACTCTGGCAGCCACACAGGCAGCGGGAGGGCCCTGGAGGCTCCTGTTGGGCAACACAGTCAGGAAAGGGCCCACTAGGTGGGAGAGGCAGGCGCCCGGTGAGTGCTGAGATCTGCACCACGAGAACGGCTGGGCTCCCAAGGCATGCATGGGGCCTGGGAGTGGAGTGAGCGTGAGCAGGTGTTGGGTCTGGGAGTGGAGGGAGTGCGAGTGGGTGTTAGGACGGGGTCTGGGAGTGGAGTGTGTTTATGAGATGTGGAGGGTTGGTCGTTGGGTCAGTGTGGGGAGAACATCAGGTTGGTTTTTGCTGTTGATCTACATCCGAGGTGCACTGGCCTGGGCCCTGATTACATTGCTCTCTGTAAGTTGCTTCTGGTAGGTGAGAAGGGTCACATGGTAACACTCTAATTGGTCATCACAACGCACGTTAATGTGGTTGGATTAAGCAGCTCCGAGAGCTTGGAGAACAGAGGTGTTGCATAGCTGAGTGACTTTTCCCTGTTGATCTGTTTATTTGGTGCAGTGCGTGAGGCCTGGGCCGGCTCTGAGTCCCTATTGGGTACCTCTGCCTGTGGGCTCTGGCTGGGCTCTCGTCCAGGGCGGGCAGGCGGGCTAGAATTAACATGGAGTATCTTTCCacctttccttttctgtgttatattcatgaaatgtatttaaatttttctgtctttcctttgcAGAGCAAAACTATTGTGAGTCGCGGTATCATTTTCTGCACTCAGCGGACGGGGAGGGCTGTGCCAACATGCTGGTGGAGTATTCCACGTCCCGTGGCTTCCGCAGCGAGGTGGACATGTTCGTGGCCCAGGCTGTGCTACAGTAGGTGTCTGTGGCTCTTCGGGTCTTGGCTTCCATCGCTGCCTTGGCCGGGCGGCCTTAGAGCAGGTCCCCTTGTCCCCTGTCCAAGCTGAGCTGCAGGATAAACAGTTTACTCTGGGCAGAGCCCACAGTGCACTTGTCAGCCAGAGTGACCCATGATTTTTCATAAGTTTAACCAATTTTAAGAAGTATTTTAGAAACTCCCCCTTTCCCGACGGGCACTGGAGTGCTCTACATGTGCCCCTCTCGCCACTGCCGGGAGGCCCCGCGGTCTCTGCTGTACTCAGGCCTGCCTCGGCCAGTTCTTTCCCACAGTATCTGGAAACGTGGAAACGCACACGCGGTTCATAGAATTGTGAGCATCTACCCCGCGGCCCCTCCCGCCAGCTCGCTGGGGCGTCCTGCAGGCCGGGCTCCGGGGCGCTGCCTGCTTCAGGTGCTGGCCTTCGCTTCCTTTCTCACGAATGCCTTATCTGTGCCCGTCAGTTTCTTCCCACAGAACAAATACGGATTTCAAGGCGGGTGTTGGGGATTTGATGTAGGATTTGGGGACAGACACCCACTGACCTCAGCGCTGCCCACCACAGAGCTTTGCCAGGAGCTGGTGTCCGTGACTTAAGTGAAAGGCTGGGTCAAACCCGGAGGTCCCTGGCTCTGCACCATGCTGTGTACATGTTTTCTCTGGGCTGACGGCCCTGCCCCTGGGGTACTGAGCCCTCCCTGTGGGTCCTCCTTGAACAGAAGCCAGGGTCTGTGCGGCACCCGCCAGCTGCTGGGCTGTGGCCGAGTGTTCTGGTGCGGGTCAGCGCCTGATGGGTGCGGGTGGCCTCAGGAGAGGAGAGCCTGCTCAGTCCGTCACGTAGTCGGGGCTCAGGCTGGGGCCCGGCTCCAGAGCCTGGTCACCTTCCCAAGCTTCATTCTCTTCACCTGTGAATTGCAGGCTTCCCTGGTGTGCCCTGCACGTGAGGGGAGACACACGTGAAGCACTGGGTGCCTCCATGGCCTGGGGCCGCGGGAACATGGGCGCACAAGCTTGGGAAGGACGTGTCGGAGGCTGGCGCCTGTGCGGGCAGAAGCTGTGTCCTCCAGCCCTTCCACCAGCAGCATGTTCTCATTTCCAGGtttctctgtttaaaaaacaaaagtagcgCGTCGGTGGTCTTTACGACGTACACCCAGAAGCACCCGTCCATCGAGGACGGGCCTCCGTTTGTGGAGCCGCTGCTCAACTTCATCTGGTTCCTGCTGCTGGCTGTGGACGGGTGCGTCTTGGTACcctgtggggggagggggctgtgcatgtgtgggctGTGTGTAGATGTGGTGGTGTGGGTagctgtgtgggtgtgtgtgcaagTGTAGCCATGATGTGGGTTGCCGTGTGGGTATATGTATAGGGTATGAGTGCTGGGTGTAGACGCGGCACGGGTGTGTGTGCAGGTCTGTTGGGTGTAGACATGGTAGTGCGGGTAGCTGTGGGTGTATGTGCAAGTGTAGACATGGCGTGGGGGTGTGTAGGTGTTGGGCGTCTGTGTGGTAGTGTGGGTGTGTGCAGGTGTAGGGGTGTGGGGCGGTGTGGGTGCAGACGTGTGGGGGGTTGTGTGCGGGTGTTGGGTATCGATGTGTGGGTGTGTAGATGTGGCGTGGGTAGCTGTGCAGGTGTGTTGTGTGTAGACATGTATGCAGGTGTGAGTGCAGGTGTAGACAGAATGTGTGCAGGTATTGTGTGTCTGGTGTGGGTAGTTGGGGTGCGTGCAGGTACATGTGTTGTGTGTAGACGGGTGGGTAGCTGTGGGGGTGTGCAGGTATACTGGGTATAGACGTGGCATGGGTTGCTGTGTGCAGGTGTTGGGTGGTTGCAGGGGAGTGTTGGCTGTAGGTGCGGTGGTGTGTGCAGGTGAGTGGTGGGTGTAGGCGCCGTGGTGTGTGCAGGTGAGTGT
Above is a window of Nomascus leucogenys isolate Asia chromosome 20, Asia_NLE_v1, whole genome shotgun sequence DNA encoding:
- the GET4 gene encoding Golgi to ER traffic protein 4 homolog isoform X1 — encoded protein: MPLSLCSLRSSSFPCQRCSGSGDVMPGEHDAMEHPRPFPPVGGGVRHAEGQRAGTLAPWGKKLLSQPFLSPVGPHPRAPILRLLPVAAQLSGGHLHIPCSFRHTCPAQRPFWSQLLKPVSCSRVRLLSGSWCIWTQIGPSCPEAPHAALMVSRTPRIDPSMQHLGLGSDCPVLGEKCLCVWGAPTFRMPPVPGHLVFSFRPEVERGSAVVRACGHGSRSPLSGRYMSQSKHAEARELMYSGALLFFSHGQQNSAADLSMLVLESLEKAEVEVADELLENLAKVFSLMDPNSPERVAFVSRALKWSSGGSGKLGHPRLHQLLALTLWKEQNYCESRYHFLHSADGEGCANMLVEYSTSRGFRSEVDMFVAQAVLQFLCLKNKSSASVVFTTYTQKHPSIEDGPPFVEPLLNFIWFLLLAVDGGKLTVFTVLCEQYQPSLRRDPMYNEYLDRIGQLFFGVPPKQTSSYGGLLGNLLSSLMGSSEQEEGEESPSDGSPIELD
- the GET4 gene encoding Golgi to ER traffic protein 4 homolog isoform X2; translated protein: MAAAAAAMAEQESARNGGRNRGGVQRVEGKLRASVEKGDYYEAHQMYRTLFFRYMSQSKHAEARELMYSGALLFFSHGQQNSAADLSMLVLESLEKAEVEVADELLENLAKVFSLMDPNSPERVAFVSRALKWSSGGSGKLGHPRLHQLLALTLWKEQNYCESRYHFLHSADGEGCANMLVEYSTSRGFRSEVDMFVAQAVLQFLCLKNKSSASVVFTTYTQKHPSIEDGPPFVEPLLNFIWFLLLAVDGGKLTVFTVLCEQYQPSLRRDPMYNEYLDRIGQLFFGVPPKQTSSYGGLLGNLLSSLMGSSEQEEGEESPSDGSPIELD
- the GET4 gene encoding Golgi to ER traffic protein 4 homolog isoform X3; the protein is MSQSKHAEARELMYSGALLFFSHGQQNSAADLSMLVLESLEKAEVEVADELLENLAKVFSLMDPNSPERVAFVSRALKWSSGGSGKLGHPRLHQLLALTLWKEQNYCESRYHFLHSADGEGCANMLVEYSTSRGFRSEVDMFVAQAVLQFLCLKNKSSASVVFTTYTQKHPSIEDGPPFVEPLLNFIWFLLLAVDGGKLTVFTVLCEQYQPSLRRDPMYNEYLDRIGQLFFGVPPKQTSSYGGLLGNLLSSLMGSSEQEEGEESPSDGSPIELD